From Bombus huntii isolate Logan2020A chromosome 4, iyBomHunt1.1, whole genome shotgun sequence, one genomic window encodes:
- the LOC126864976 gene encoding spidroin-2-like isoform X4, translating to MVSSNQPRKTKIFVGRLPENCRNDELRQLFLRFGEVTECDVMNRYGFVHMAREEDAAAAIKALHNSNFKGATINVEQSTGKSRGGGGGRRDGDRRGGPVRGGVATGYTDYNRGAGDFSGRGADFGTGYTDRGAYGQNVGSAAMGYTSTAPGMGGGYGPATGAVGGYGPTGTADYGRTDYSRAADFGARTDYVVGGGMTGDFNRGAPGPMDYGRTDNFGANRTVDYTARNDYDRAATGPMRNGGGAVATTGYGTGYTDVGYDESHWGYPGGPGDMMGGPGGVSQGASMAYDRRDGPPVNDIPPFNRPMSTGPSYSTGAPSYSTGPGPQADMFSRRPGSAVPSGGYPPVGGGYTEGYDRPDAYGPPRGGGRFPGPADAMPPRY from the exons atggttTCATCTAATCAACCG AGAAagacaaaaatatttgtgGGTCGGTTACCAGAAAATTGTCGCAACGATGAGTTGcgacaattatttttacgttttgGTGAGGTAACGGAATGCGATGTCATGAATCGATATGGGTTTGTCCACATGGCACGTGAGGAAGACGCAGCTGCCGCAATCAAAGCTCTTCACAATTCAAACTTCAAAGGGGCAACAATCAATGTGGAACAGTCTACAGGCAAATCACGTGGTGGAGGAGGAGGACGCAGGGATGGAGACAGAAGAGGTGGACCAGTGAGAG GTGGCGTCGCGACGGGGTACACCGATTACAATCGTGGCGCTGGAGACTTTAGTGGACGTGGAGCTGATTTTGGGACTGGATATACTGATCGTGGAGCATATGGTCAAAATGTGGGGAGCGCGGCAATGGGTTACACTTCTACGGCACCTGGAATGGGAGGAGGATACGGACCAGCAACCGGAGCTGTTGGAGGATATGGACCAACTGGAACAGCTGATTACGGTCGAACTGACTACAGTCGTGCTGCAGATTTTGGAGCTAGAACAGATTACG TAGTTGGAGGTGGGATGACTGGGGACTTTAATCGTGGTGCCCCAGGTCCAATGGATTATGGACGTACAGATAATTTTGGTGCAAATCGTACTGTTGATTATACAGCTAGAAATGATTATGATCGAGCTGCAACTGGGCCTATGAGAAACGGTGGTGGTGCAGTTGCCACTACCGGGTATGGGACGGGTTACACAGATGTAGGATATGATGAAAGTCACTg GGGTTATCCGGGCGGGCCTGGGGATATGATGGGTGGGCCCGGGGGGGTAAGTCAGGGAGCTTCGATGGCCTACGACAGGAGGGATGGTCCCCCTGTTAATGATATACCTCCATTTAACAGGCCAATGAGTACTGGACCCAGCTACAGCACTGGGGCACCTAGTTATAGTACTGGTCCTGGACCACAAGCAGACATGTTTAGTAGAAGACCTGGCAGTGCTGTCCCTAGTGGTGGATATCCACCTGTTGGTGGAGG cTATACCGAAGGGTACGACAGACCAGATGCATATGGTCCTCCACGTGGTGGCGGACG CTTCCCAGGTCCGGCAGACGCGATGCCACCGAGGTACTAA
- the LOC126864975 gene encoding phosphoacetylglucosamine mutase isoform X2 — MESSQLKNIFNIKYVKKCSDDIQYGTAGFRAKANVLEHVLYRMGLLAVLRSKVKNAAIGLMITASHNIGSDNGVKLIDPAGEMLEAAWEHIATNLVNVEDSNLVSTIEHIIKEQNVNMSTNAVVITGRDTRESSPTLLNAALAGIEALRGFVQDFGIVTTPQLHYLVVCTNTNGSYGDPTLYELLLDAANGVGANAIREFQNYIGTAIAINVYNDGDGKLNHMCGADYVKVQQVPPINFPLKSNVRCASIDGDADRIIYFYMDEDNKFHLLDGDRIATLIAEYLKELLQESNLSLQLGLVQTAYANGSSTDYISNVLQIPVACVSTGIKHLHNKALEFDIGIYFEANGHGTVLFKETTIETIKKAIINPEQSTSEKRAASKLLNIINVINQTVGDAFSDMLLVETILHAKGWDIIEWEKMYKDLPNQQLKIKINDKNVITTTNAGRQCVTPEGLQNEIDKVVSQYKKGRSFVRPSGTEDIVRVYAECENLCDLNKLITDVALLVYDRAGGIGPKPQLS; from the exons aTGGAATCTtctcaattaaaaaatatttttaatatcaaatatGTGAAAAAATGCAGCGATGATATTCAATATGGAACAGCCGGCTTTAGAGCGAA gGCAAATGTTCTTGAACATGTTCTGTATAGAATGGGATTGCTAGCAGTATTGAGATCTAAAGTTAAAAATG CTGCAATTGGTTTAATGATTACGGCAAGTCATAATATTGGGTCTGATAATGGTGTGAAACTTATAGATCCAGCTGGTGAAATGTTAGAAGCAGCTTGGGAACATATAGCTACCAACTTAGTTAATGTAGAAGATTCAAATTTAGTTTCTACAATAGAGCATATtataaaagaacaaaatgTTAACATGTCTACAAATGCAGTTGTAATAACTGGTAGAGACACTAGAGAAAGTAGTCCTACATTATTAAATGCTGCTCTTGCAGGAATTGAAGCCTTACGCGGATTTGTACAAGATTTTGGTATAGTTACAACCCCTCAGTTACATTACCTTGTTGTATGTACAAACACAAATGGTAGTTATGGCGATCCCACTTTATATG AATTGTTATTAGATGCTGCTAACGGTGTTGGAGCTAATGCCATAagagaatttcaaaattacatagGAACAGCAATTGCAATTAATGTATATAATGATGGAGATGGGAAATTAAACCACATG TGTGGAGCTGATTATGTGAAAGTACAACAAGTACCACCTATAAATTTTCCTCTCAAATCAAATGTTAGATGTGCATCCATAGATGGTGATGCAGATAGAATTATTTACTTCTACATGGATgaagataataaatttcatcTTTTGGATGGTGACCGAATAGCAACACTTATTGCTGAATATCTTAAAGAACTTTTACAAGAAAGTAATTTATCACTTCAACTTGGTTTAGTACAAACAGCATATGCTAATGGTAGTTCTACTgattatatttcaaatgtGCTA CAAATTCCAGTTGCTTGTGTATCAACTGGTATTAAACATCTACATAATAAAGCACTAGAATTTGATAtaggaatatattttgaagCAAATGGTCATGGAACTGTACTTTTTAAAGAAACTACTATTGAAACAATTAAGAAAGCTATCATAAATCCAGA ACAATCTACAAGTGAGAAAAGAGCTGCCTCGAAATTActgaatataataaatgtaattaatcaAACAGTTGGAGATGCTTTTAGTGATATGTTGCTAGTAGAGACAATTTTGCATGCGAAAGGCTGGGATATTATAGAATGGGAAAAAATGTACAAAGATTTACCAAATCAacaactaaaaataaaaattaatgataaaaatgttattacaACAACTAATGCAGGAAGACAATGTGTAACACCAGAAGGattacaaaatgaaattgataaaGTAGTATCACAATATAAAAAAGGACGATCTTTTGTAAG accGTCAGGAACTGAAGACATAGTACGAGTATATGCAGAATGTGAAAATTTATGCGAccttaataaattaattacagaTGTGGCATTGTTAGTCTACGACCGTGCAGGTGGAATTGGACCTAAACCTCAACTTTCCTAG
- the LOC126864976 gene encoding spidroin-2-like isoform X1 — translation MVSSNQPRKTKIFVGRLPENCRNDELRQLFLRFGEVTECDVMNRYGFVHMAREEDAAAAIKALHNSNFKGATINVEQSTGKSRGGGGGRRDGDRRGGPVRGGRGGRDGGRDARPGPYNDRRVLPIQLVGYDGSAAGGVATGYTDYNRGAGDFSGRGADFGTGYTDRGAYGQNVGSAAMGYTSTAPGMGGGYGPATGAVGGYGPTGTADYGRTDYSRAADFGARTDYVVGGGMTGDFNRGAPGPMDYGRTDNFGANRTVDYTARNDYDRAATGPMRNGGGAVATTGYGTGYTDVGYDESHWGYPGGPGDMMGGPGGVSQGASMAYDRRDGPPVNDIPPFNRPMSTGPSYSTGAPSYSTGPGPQADMFSRRPGSAVPSGGYPPVGGGYTEGYDRPDAYGPPRGGGRFPGPADAMPPRY, via the exons atggttTCATCTAATCAACCG AGAAagacaaaaatatttgtgGGTCGGTTACCAGAAAATTGTCGCAACGATGAGTTGcgacaattatttttacgttttgGTGAGGTAACGGAATGCGATGTCATGAATCGATATGGGTTTGTCCACATGGCACGTGAGGAAGACGCAGCTGCCGCAATCAAAGCTCTTCACAATTCAAACTTCAAAGGGGCAACAATCAATGTGGAACAGTCTACAGGCAAATCACGTGGTGGAGGAGGAGGACGCAGGGATGGAGACAGAAGAGGTGGACCAGTGAGAGGTGGTAGGGGGGGACGAGACGGTGGTAGAGACGCTCGTCCTGGACCATACAATGATAGAAGAG TTCTTCCGATCCAACTCGTTGGTTACGATGGATCTGCTGCAGGTGGCGTCGCGACGGGGTACACCGATTACAATCGTGGCGCTGGAGACTTTAGTGGACGTGGAGCTGATTTTGGGACTGGATATACTGATCGTGGAGCATATGGTCAAAATGTGGGGAGCGCGGCAATGGGTTACACTTCTACGGCACCTGGAATGGGAGGAGGATACGGACCAGCAACCGGAGCTGTTGGAGGATATGGACCAACTGGAACAGCTGATTACGGTCGAACTGACTACAGTCGTGCTGCAGATTTTGGAGCTAGAACAGATTACG TAGTTGGAGGTGGGATGACTGGGGACTTTAATCGTGGTGCCCCAGGTCCAATGGATTATGGACGTACAGATAATTTTGGTGCAAATCGTACTGTTGATTATACAGCTAGAAATGATTATGATCGAGCTGCAACTGGGCCTATGAGAAACGGTGGTGGTGCAGTTGCCACTACCGGGTATGGGACGGGTTACACAGATGTAGGATATGATGAAAGTCACTg GGGTTATCCGGGCGGGCCTGGGGATATGATGGGTGGGCCCGGGGGGGTAAGTCAGGGAGCTTCGATGGCCTACGACAGGAGGGATGGTCCCCCTGTTAATGATATACCTCCATTTAACAGGCCAATGAGTACTGGACCCAGCTACAGCACTGGGGCACCTAGTTATAGTACTGGTCCTGGACCACAAGCAGACATGTTTAGTAGAAGACCTGGCAGTGCTGTCCCTAGTGGTGGATATCCACCTGTTGGTGGAGG cTATACCGAAGGGTACGACAGACCAGATGCATATGGTCCTCCACGTGGTGGCGGACG CTTCCCAGGTCCGGCAGACGCGATGCCACCGAGGTACTAA
- the LOC126864976 gene encoding RNA-binding protein 4.1-like isoform X5, with product MVSSNQPRKTKIFVGRLPENCRNDELRQLFLRFGEVTECDVMNRYGFVHMAREEDAAAAIKALHNSNFKGATINVEQSTGKSRGGGGGRRDGDRRGGPVRGGRGGRDGGRDARPGPYNDRRVLPIQLVGYDGSAAGGVATGYTDYNRGAGDFSGRGADFGTGYTDRGAYGQNVGSAAMGYTSTAPGMGGGYGPATGAVGGYGPTGTADYGRTDYSRAADFGARTDYVVGGGMTGDFNRGAPGPMDYGRTDNFGANRTVDYTARNDYDRAATGPMRNGGGAVATTGYGTGYTDVGYDESHWPMSTGPSYSTGAPSYSTGPGPQADMFSRRPGSAVPSGGYPPVGGGYTEGYDRPDAYGPPRGGGRFPGPADAMPPRY from the exons atggttTCATCTAATCAACCG AGAAagacaaaaatatttgtgGGTCGGTTACCAGAAAATTGTCGCAACGATGAGTTGcgacaattatttttacgttttgGTGAGGTAACGGAATGCGATGTCATGAATCGATATGGGTTTGTCCACATGGCACGTGAGGAAGACGCAGCTGCCGCAATCAAAGCTCTTCACAATTCAAACTTCAAAGGGGCAACAATCAATGTGGAACAGTCTACAGGCAAATCACGTGGTGGAGGAGGAGGACGCAGGGATGGAGACAGAAGAGGTGGACCAGTGAGAGGTGGTAGGGGGGGACGAGACGGTGGTAGAGACGCTCGTCCTGGACCATACAATGATAGAAGAG TTCTTCCGATCCAACTCGTTGGTTACGATGGATCTGCTGCAGGTGGCGTCGCGACGGGGTACACCGATTACAATCGTGGCGCTGGAGACTTTAGTGGACGTGGAGCTGATTTTGGGACTGGATATACTGATCGTGGAGCATATGGTCAAAATGTGGGGAGCGCGGCAATGGGTTACACTTCTACGGCACCTGGAATGGGAGGAGGATACGGACCAGCAACCGGAGCTGTTGGAGGATATGGACCAACTGGAACAGCTGATTACGGTCGAACTGACTACAGTCGTGCTGCAGATTTTGGAGCTAGAACAGATTACG TAGTTGGAGGTGGGATGACTGGGGACTTTAATCGTGGTGCCCCAGGTCCAATGGATTATGGACGTACAGATAATTTTGGTGCAAATCGTACTGTTGATTATACAGCTAGAAATGATTATGATCGAGCTGCAACTGGGCCTATGAGAAACGGTGGTGGTGCAGTTGCCACTACCGGGTATGGGACGGGTTACACAGATGTAGGATATGATGAAAGTCACTg GCCAATGAGTACTGGACCCAGCTACAGCACTGGGGCACCTAGTTATAGTACTGGTCCTGGACCACAAGCAGACATGTTTAGTAGAAGACCTGGCAGTGCTGTCCCTAGTGGTGGATATCCACCTGTTGGTGGAGG cTATACCGAAGGGTACGACAGACCAGATGCATATGGTCCTCCACGTGGTGGCGGACG CTTCCCAGGTCCGGCAGACGCGATGCCACCGAGGTACTAA
- the LOC126864976 gene encoding spidroin-2-like isoform X2: MVSSNQPRKTKIFVGRLPENCRNDELRQLFLRFGEVTECDVMNRYGFVHMAREEDAAAAIKALHNSNFKGATINVEQSTGKSRGGGGGRRDGDRRGGPVRGGRGGRDGGRDARPGPYNDRRGGVATGYTDYNRGAGDFSGRGADFGTGYTDRGAYGQNVGSAAMGYTSTAPGMGGGYGPATGAVGGYGPTGTADYGRTDYSRAADFGARTDYVVGGGMTGDFNRGAPGPMDYGRTDNFGANRTVDYTARNDYDRAATGPMRNGGGAVATTGYGTGYTDVGYDESHWGYPGGPGDMMGGPGGVSQGASMAYDRRDGPPVNDIPPFNRPMSTGPSYSTGAPSYSTGPGPQADMFSRRPGSAVPSGGYPPVGGGYTEGYDRPDAYGPPRGGGRFPGPADAMPPRY; the protein is encoded by the exons atggttTCATCTAATCAACCG AGAAagacaaaaatatttgtgGGTCGGTTACCAGAAAATTGTCGCAACGATGAGTTGcgacaattatttttacgttttgGTGAGGTAACGGAATGCGATGTCATGAATCGATATGGGTTTGTCCACATGGCACGTGAGGAAGACGCAGCTGCCGCAATCAAAGCTCTTCACAATTCAAACTTCAAAGGGGCAACAATCAATGTGGAACAGTCTACAGGCAAATCACGTGGTGGAGGAGGAGGACGCAGGGATGGAGACAGAAGAGGTGGACCAGTGAGAGGTGGTAGGGGGGGACGAGACGGTGGTAGAGACGCTCGTCCTGGACCATACAATGATAGAAGAG GTGGCGTCGCGACGGGGTACACCGATTACAATCGTGGCGCTGGAGACTTTAGTGGACGTGGAGCTGATTTTGGGACTGGATATACTGATCGTGGAGCATATGGTCAAAATGTGGGGAGCGCGGCAATGGGTTACACTTCTACGGCACCTGGAATGGGAGGAGGATACGGACCAGCAACCGGAGCTGTTGGAGGATATGGACCAACTGGAACAGCTGATTACGGTCGAACTGACTACAGTCGTGCTGCAGATTTTGGAGCTAGAACAGATTACG TAGTTGGAGGTGGGATGACTGGGGACTTTAATCGTGGTGCCCCAGGTCCAATGGATTATGGACGTACAGATAATTTTGGTGCAAATCGTACTGTTGATTATACAGCTAGAAATGATTATGATCGAGCTGCAACTGGGCCTATGAGAAACGGTGGTGGTGCAGTTGCCACTACCGGGTATGGGACGGGTTACACAGATGTAGGATATGATGAAAGTCACTg GGGTTATCCGGGCGGGCCTGGGGATATGATGGGTGGGCCCGGGGGGGTAAGTCAGGGAGCTTCGATGGCCTACGACAGGAGGGATGGTCCCCCTGTTAATGATATACCTCCATTTAACAGGCCAATGAGTACTGGACCCAGCTACAGCACTGGGGCACCTAGTTATAGTACTGGTCCTGGACCACAAGCAGACATGTTTAGTAGAAGACCTGGCAGTGCTGTCCCTAGTGGTGGATATCCACCTGTTGGTGGAGG cTATACCGAAGGGTACGACAGACCAGATGCATATGGTCCTCCACGTGGTGGCGGACG CTTCCCAGGTCCGGCAGACGCGATGCCACCGAGGTACTAA
- the LOC126864975 gene encoding phosphoacetylglucosamine mutase isoform X1, protein MESSQLKNIFNIKYVKKCSDDIQYGTAGFRAKANVLEHVLYRMGLLAVLRSKVKNAAIGLMITASHNIGSDNGVKLIDPAGEMLEAAWEHIATNLVNVEDSNLVSTIEHIIKEQNVNMSTNAVVITGRDTRESSPTLLNAALAGIEALRGFVQDFGIVTTPQLHYLVVCTNTNGSYGDPTLYGYYVKLSEAFKYIRQNMVNNGQYVAELLLDAANGVGANAIREFQNYIGTAIAINVYNDGDGKLNHMCGADYVKVQQVPPINFPLKSNVRCASIDGDADRIIYFYMDEDNKFHLLDGDRIATLIAEYLKELLQESNLSLQLGLVQTAYANGSSTDYISNVLQIPVACVSTGIKHLHNKALEFDIGIYFEANGHGTVLFKETTIETIKKAIINPEQSTSEKRAASKLLNIINVINQTVGDAFSDMLLVETILHAKGWDIIEWEKMYKDLPNQQLKIKINDKNVITTTNAGRQCVTPEGLQNEIDKVVSQYKKGRSFVRPSGTEDIVRVYAECENLCDLNKLITDVALLVYDRAGGIGPKPQLS, encoded by the exons aTGGAATCTtctcaattaaaaaatatttttaatatcaaatatGTGAAAAAATGCAGCGATGATATTCAATATGGAACAGCCGGCTTTAGAGCGAA gGCAAATGTTCTTGAACATGTTCTGTATAGAATGGGATTGCTAGCAGTATTGAGATCTAAAGTTAAAAATG CTGCAATTGGTTTAATGATTACGGCAAGTCATAATATTGGGTCTGATAATGGTGTGAAACTTATAGATCCAGCTGGTGAAATGTTAGAAGCAGCTTGGGAACATATAGCTACCAACTTAGTTAATGTAGAAGATTCAAATTTAGTTTCTACAATAGAGCATATtataaaagaacaaaatgTTAACATGTCTACAAATGCAGTTGTAATAACTGGTAGAGACACTAGAGAAAGTAGTCCTACATTATTAAATGCTGCTCTTGCAGGAATTGAAGCCTTACGCGGATTTGTACAAGATTTTGGTATAGTTACAACCCCTCAGTTACATTACCTTGTTGTATGTACAAACACAAATGGTAGTTATGGCGATCCCACTTTATATGGTTATTATGTAAAGTTATCAGAagcatttaaatatataagaCAAAATATGGTTAACAATGGACAGTATGTTGCAGAATTGTTATTAGATGCTGCTAACGGTGTTGGAGCTAATGCCATAagagaatttcaaaattacatagGAACAGCAATTGCAATTAATGTATATAATGATGGAGATGGGAAATTAAACCACATG TGTGGAGCTGATTATGTGAAAGTACAACAAGTACCACCTATAAATTTTCCTCTCAAATCAAATGTTAGATGTGCATCCATAGATGGTGATGCAGATAGAATTATTTACTTCTACATGGATgaagataataaatttcatcTTTTGGATGGTGACCGAATAGCAACACTTATTGCTGAATATCTTAAAGAACTTTTACAAGAAAGTAATTTATCACTTCAACTTGGTTTAGTACAAACAGCATATGCTAATGGTAGTTCTACTgattatatttcaaatgtGCTA CAAATTCCAGTTGCTTGTGTATCAACTGGTATTAAACATCTACATAATAAAGCACTAGAATTTGATAtaggaatatattttgaagCAAATGGTCATGGAACTGTACTTTTTAAAGAAACTACTATTGAAACAATTAAGAAAGCTATCATAAATCCAGA ACAATCTACAAGTGAGAAAAGAGCTGCCTCGAAATTActgaatataataaatgtaattaatcaAACAGTTGGAGATGCTTTTAGTGATATGTTGCTAGTAGAGACAATTTTGCATGCGAAAGGCTGGGATATTATAGAATGGGAAAAAATGTACAAAGATTTACCAAATCAacaactaaaaataaaaattaatgataaaaatgttattacaACAACTAATGCAGGAAGACAATGTGTAACACCAGAAGGattacaaaatgaaattgataaaGTAGTATCACAATATAAAAAAGGACGATCTTTTGTAAG accGTCAGGAACTGAAGACATAGTACGAGTATATGCAGAATGTGAAAATTTATGCGAccttaataaattaattacagaTGTGGCATTGTTAGTCTACGACCGTGCAGGTGGAATTGGACCTAAACCTCAACTTTCCTA G
- the LOC126864976 gene encoding spidroin-2-like isoform X3, translated as MVSSNQPRKTKIFVGRLPENCRNDELRQLFLRFGEVTECDVMNRYGFVHMAREEDAAAAIKALHNSNFKGATINVEQSTGKSRGGGGGRRDGDRRGGPVRGGGVATGYTDYNRGAGDFSGRGADFGTGYTDRGAYGQNVGSAAMGYTSTAPGMGGGYGPATGAVGGYGPTGTADYGRTDYSRAADFGARTDYVVGGGMTGDFNRGAPGPMDYGRTDNFGANRTVDYTARNDYDRAATGPMRNGGGAVATTGYGTGYTDVGYDESHWGYPGGPGDMMGGPGGVSQGASMAYDRRDGPPVNDIPPFNRPMSTGPSYSTGAPSYSTGPGPQADMFSRRPGSAVPSGGYPPVGGGYTEGYDRPDAYGPPRGGGRFPGPADAMPPRY; from the exons atggttTCATCTAATCAACCG AGAAagacaaaaatatttgtgGGTCGGTTACCAGAAAATTGTCGCAACGATGAGTTGcgacaattatttttacgttttgGTGAGGTAACGGAATGCGATGTCATGAATCGATATGGGTTTGTCCACATGGCACGTGAGGAAGACGCAGCTGCCGCAATCAAAGCTCTTCACAATTCAAACTTCAAAGGGGCAACAATCAATGTGGAACAGTCTACAGGCAAATCACGTGGTGGAGGAGGAGGACGCAGGGATGGAGACAGAAGAGGTGGACCAGTGAGAGGTG GTGGCGTCGCGACGGGGTACACCGATTACAATCGTGGCGCTGGAGACTTTAGTGGACGTGGAGCTGATTTTGGGACTGGATATACTGATCGTGGAGCATATGGTCAAAATGTGGGGAGCGCGGCAATGGGTTACACTTCTACGGCACCTGGAATGGGAGGAGGATACGGACCAGCAACCGGAGCTGTTGGAGGATATGGACCAACTGGAACAGCTGATTACGGTCGAACTGACTACAGTCGTGCTGCAGATTTTGGAGCTAGAACAGATTACG TAGTTGGAGGTGGGATGACTGGGGACTTTAATCGTGGTGCCCCAGGTCCAATGGATTATGGACGTACAGATAATTTTGGTGCAAATCGTACTGTTGATTATACAGCTAGAAATGATTATGATCGAGCTGCAACTGGGCCTATGAGAAACGGTGGTGGTGCAGTTGCCACTACCGGGTATGGGACGGGTTACACAGATGTAGGATATGATGAAAGTCACTg GGGTTATCCGGGCGGGCCTGGGGATATGATGGGTGGGCCCGGGGGGGTAAGTCAGGGAGCTTCGATGGCCTACGACAGGAGGGATGGTCCCCCTGTTAATGATATACCTCCATTTAACAGGCCAATGAGTACTGGACCCAGCTACAGCACTGGGGCACCTAGTTATAGTACTGGTCCTGGACCACAAGCAGACATGTTTAGTAGAAGACCTGGCAGTGCTGTCCCTAGTGGTGGATATCCACCTGTTGGTGGAGG cTATACCGAAGGGTACGACAGACCAGATGCATATGGTCCTCCACGTGGTGGCGGACG CTTCCCAGGTCCGGCAGACGCGATGCCACCGAGGTACTAA